In Megalopta genalis isolate 19385.01 chromosome 7, iyMegGena1_principal, whole genome shotgun sequence, a single window of DNA contains:
- the LOC117229217 gene encoding armadillo repeat-containing protein 6 homolog: MVLVISQETYDEVVNENIEQFSMSPKEAIEDAVKQFEAQGVDLSNIIKDLIISNDDELISGYLNHLNIAIADKRYENVHQNLEKLRKELDKDIARRVCAGKKGAYKTLIKLMKCCHHNNVIMRSALKTITSLMTGNPDLLDAEGIALQIHILDRNTDIPTLQCLLRWIRECCIKHELNRQNIFNADIFAKLKKILMREDASGSELRDACSVIRALVLDDDIRHEFGKAHEHATVIAKGALNVLTGLMSKYRKDKEVVGDVMITLAALIVRNEFCQEVEDAGGLKFVIDVMIDYPDSEKLNWQALKLLKALAGNDEVKFHVISSGCGPLIVSAISRMKGSECVVQAGLACISALTLRCPLNAGVFYDCGAPLVIIDSMKAYSKSVSVLKQASWAIRNMSVRNKNECQEFIAYGIEDVLTGALKQHGAKVESDVKMALRDLGLKVELKERWTGKGVNLENN; the protein is encoded by the exons ATGGTTCTCGTAATCAGCCAGGAAACCTACGATGAAGTCGTTAACGAGAATATCGAACAGTTTTCCATGTCGCCCAAAGAAGCTATCGAGGATGCAGTAAAACAATTCGAGGCCCAG GGTGTAGACTTGAGCAACATCATTAAAGATTTAATCATCAGCAACGACGATGAGTTAATATCAGGCTATTTAAACCATCTGAACATTGCCATAGCGGATAAAAGATATGAAAATGTTCATCAAAACTTAGAGaaattaagaaaagaattagataAAGATATTGCCCGCAGGGTGTGTGCAGGCAAAAAGGGAGCTTACAAAACGTTAATAAAGCTGATGAAATGTTGTCaccataataatgtaataatgagGTCTGCATTGAAAACGATTACCTCATTAATGACTGGCAATCCAGACCTGCTGGATGCTGAGGGAATAGCTCTGCAGATACA CATTTTAGATAGAAATACAGACATTCCGACATTACAATGCCTTTTGCGCTGGATAAGAGAGTGTTGCATAAAGCACGAATTAAATagacaaaatatatttaatgctGATATCTTTGCTAAGCTCAAAAAGATATTGATGAGAGAGGATGCCAGTGGATCCGAGTTAAGGGATGCCTGTAGCGTGATCAGAGCTTTGGTATTGGACGACGATATTAGGCATGAATTTGGGAAAGCCCACGAACATGCGACAGTGATCGCGAAAGGAGCTCTAAATGTTCTAACTGGGTTAATGTCAA AATACAGGAAGGATAAAGAGGTAGTGGGGGATGTGATGATAACTCTAGCTGCCCTAATCGTGAGGAACGAGTTCTGCCAGGAGGTAGAGGATGCAGGTGGGCTGAAGTTTGTGATAGACGTGATGATCGACTATCCAGACTCGGAGAAGTTAAACTGGCAGGCCTTGAAGCTGCTGAAGGCCCTGGCTGGCAACGACGAAGTGAAATTTCACGTGATCAGCTCAGGCTGTGGGCCGCTGATAGTCTCTGCCATCAGCAGAATGAAA GGTTCTGAGTGTGTGGTTCAAGCTGGCCTTGCATGCATTTCCGCATTAACGCTGAGGTGTCCCCTAAACGCCGGTGTGTTTTACGATTGCGGAGCTCCGCTTGTAATCATCGACTCGATGAAAGCTTATTCGAAGAGCGTGAGCGTGTTGAAGCAAGCCTCTTGGGCGATCCGAAACATGTCTGTGCGCAATAAGAACGAGTGTCAAGAGTTTATTGCCTATGGTATAGAGGACGTCCTCACGGGGGCCCTGAAGCAGCACGGCGCCAAGGTCGAGAGCGACGTGAAAATGGCTCTGAGGGACCTGGGACTCAAGGTAGAGCTCAAGGAGAGGTGGACCGGCAAAGGTGTCAACCTGGAGAACAATTAA